A section of the Ornithinimicrobium sufpigmenti genome encodes:
- a CDS encoding beta-glucosidase family protein codes for MTQTTRAASLQEAAPATDVAGLLASMTLEEKLAQIVGFWDKGDGEAVAPLQGAFVEAQGLYDVAAQGLGHLTRVYGTRPVDPVERARWLWDFQRWLVASTRHGIPALVHEECLTGLSAWKAATYPTPLAWGASFDPVLVGEVAGLVGETMRQLGVHQGLAPVLDVVRDPRWGRVEEAISEDPYLVGTIGTAYVEGLQGQGVHATLKHFVGYSASQAGRNFAPVHAGPRELEDVLMVPFEMALLEGGARSVMHSYSEIDGVPVAADPDLLTGVLRDRWGFDGTVVADYFGVAFLHVLHRVAADLGEAAGQALLAGVDIELPTGDAYLAPLAAAVRAGQVDEALVDRACARALEQKAELGLLGATFEDEPPTQVDLDGPRHRAAARRLAEESVVLLANDGTLPLTDPARVAVIGPNADRLEALFGCYSFVNHVIAQHPDVEAGILAPTVLEALDAEWPGAALRHVRGCDVDSEDVSGIGEAVAAAREAEVAVVVAGDSSGLFGRATSGEGCDRDDLELPGVQRQLVEAVLTTGTPVVLVLLTGRPYAVDWALEACAAVVQAFFPGEEGAGAVAGVLSGRVNPSGHLPVSLPRSAGSQPYTYLHPPLGGDSDVTNLSSRPALPFGHGLSYTTFELSDLGVRAGTTAEPVQVRARLANTGDRVGADVVQVYARDLVASVTRPMAQLVGYARVVLEPGESRVVTFSVPPTRLSFTGRDRRRVVEPGEFEIWAGDSSADRRLVRMVTLGGDVHEVGLHEPRRTSVEVGPREAGDVG; via the coding sequence GCCCCGGCCACCGACGTGGCCGGGCTGCTCGCCTCCATGACCCTGGAGGAGAAGCTGGCCCAGATCGTGGGCTTCTGGGACAAGGGGGACGGTGAGGCGGTCGCCCCGCTGCAGGGCGCCTTCGTCGAGGCACAGGGACTGTATGACGTGGCCGCCCAGGGGCTGGGCCACCTCACCCGCGTCTACGGCACGCGTCCGGTGGACCCGGTGGAGCGGGCCAGGTGGCTGTGGGACTTCCAGCGGTGGCTGGTCGCCTCGACGAGACACGGCATACCCGCGCTGGTGCACGAGGAGTGCCTGACCGGGCTGTCGGCGTGGAAGGCCGCCACCTACCCCACACCGCTGGCCTGGGGCGCGTCCTTCGACCCCGTCCTGGTCGGGGAGGTGGCCGGCCTGGTGGGGGAGACGATGCGGCAGCTGGGCGTGCACCAGGGCCTGGCGCCGGTGCTCGACGTGGTGCGCGACCCGCGGTGGGGCCGGGTCGAGGAGGCGATCTCCGAGGACCCCTACCTGGTCGGCACCATCGGCACCGCCTACGTCGAGGGTCTGCAGGGCCAGGGCGTGCACGCGACGCTGAAGCACTTCGTCGGCTACTCGGCCTCGCAGGCGGGCCGCAACTTCGCGCCGGTGCACGCCGGACCGCGTGAGCTTGAGGACGTGCTCATGGTGCCGTTCGAGATGGCGCTGCTCGAGGGCGGGGCGCGCTCGGTCATGCACTCGTACAGCGAGATCGACGGCGTCCCCGTCGCGGCGGACCCTGACCTGCTGACCGGGGTGCTGCGCGACCGGTGGGGCTTCGACGGGACCGTCGTGGCCGACTACTTCGGCGTCGCCTTCCTGCACGTTCTGCACCGGGTGGCCGCAGACCTTGGGGAGGCTGCCGGGCAGGCGCTGCTGGCCGGCGTGGACATCGAGCTGCCCACCGGGGACGCCTACCTGGCACCGCTGGCGGCAGCCGTCCGCGCCGGCCAGGTCGACGAGGCCCTGGTGGACCGGGCCTGCGCCCGGGCGCTGGAGCAGAAGGCCGAGCTGGGGCTGCTGGGCGCGACCTTCGAGGACGAGCCGCCCACGCAGGTCGACCTGGACGGGCCCCGGCACCGGGCCGCGGCGCGGCGGCTGGCCGAGGAGTCGGTGGTGCTGCTGGCCAACGACGGGACGCTGCCGCTGACGGACCCGGCGCGGGTCGCGGTGATCGGGCCCAACGCGGACCGGCTGGAGGCGCTGTTCGGCTGCTACTCCTTCGTCAACCACGTCATCGCCCAGCATCCCGACGTCGAGGCGGGGATCCTCGCGCCGACCGTGCTCGAGGCGCTGGACGCCGAGTGGCCCGGAGCGGCGCTGCGGCACGTGCGCGGCTGCGACGTCGACTCCGAGGACGTCTCGGGGATCGGGGAGGCCGTGGCGGCGGCGCGGGAGGCCGAGGTCGCCGTTGTCGTCGCCGGGGACTCATCGGGCCTGTTCGGCCGGGCGACCTCGGGGGAGGGGTGTGACCGGGACGACCTGGAGCTGCCGGGCGTCCAGCGGCAGCTCGTCGAGGCGGTGCTGACCACCGGCACCCCCGTGGTGCTCGTGCTGCTCACCGGGCGCCCGTATGCCGTGGACTGGGCGCTGGAGGCGTGCGCCGCGGTCGTGCAGGCGTTCTTCCCCGGCGAGGAGGGCGCCGGGGCCGTCGCCGGTGTCCTCTCCGGACGGGTCAACCCCTCCGGCCACCTGCCGGTCAGTCTGCCCCGCTCCGCGGGCAGCCAGCCCTACACCTACCTGCACCCGCCCCTGGGTGGCGACAGCGACGTCACCAACCTCTCCAGCCGTCCCGCCCTGCCCTTCGGCCACGGGCTGTCCTACACCACCTTCGAGCTGTCCGACCTGGGGGTCCGGGCGGGCACGACGGCCGAGCCCGTGCAGGTGCGGGCGCGCCTCGCCAACACCGGCGACCGGGTGGGGGCGGACGTGGTCCAGGTGTACGCCCGCGACCTGGTGGCGTCGGTGACCCGCCCAATGGCCCAACTGGTCGGCTATGCGCGGGTCGTGCTCGAGCCGGGTGAGTCGCGCGTCGTGACGTTCAGCGTGCCGCCCACCCGGCTCTCCTTCACCGGTCGTGACCGCCGGCGGGTCGTCGAGCCCGGCGAGTTCGAGATCTGGGCCGGGGACTCGTCGGCCGACCGCCGGCTGGTGCGGATGGTCACCCTGGGCGGGGACGTGCACGAGGTCGGCCTGCACGAGCCGCGACGGACCAGCGTGGAGGTCGGTCCGCGCGAGGCCGGCGACGTCGGCTGA
- a CDS encoding LacI family DNA-binding transcriptional regulator — MMTHGRIRMEDVARQAGVSVATVSKVVNGRYGVAASTTARVHEVIAELGYETNLGARALRSSRTGILGVLVAEFEPFSTQLLKGVSSAMATTDYELLAFAGAIHGETVGWERRSLRRLGGTLVDGAIIVTPTVIEPGAAVPVVAIDPHTGNGDVPTVDSDNVGGARTAIEHLISLGHTRIGMIRGREDLESARLREKGFRQAMAAAGVEVDETLLATGSYRAESAVAPARLLLDRRDRPTAIFAANDLMAIRTVEVARSLGLRVPEDVSVIGFDNVPESALAQPALTTVAQPLAELGRTALHLLLTLLAGKKLEQTHVRLQTTLVERASTAPPPTAAAAVS, encoded by the coding sequence ATGATGACGCACGGGCGGATCCGGATGGAGGACGTCGCGCGCCAGGCCGGGGTCTCGGTCGCGACCGTCTCCAAGGTGGTCAACGGCCGCTACGGCGTGGCGGCGAGCACCACCGCCCGGGTCCACGAGGTCATCGCCGAGCTGGGCTACGAGACGAACCTGGGCGCCCGCGCCCTGCGCAGCTCGCGCACCGGCATCCTGGGGGTGCTGGTCGCCGAGTTCGAGCCGTTCAGCACCCAGCTGCTCAAGGGCGTCTCCAGCGCGATGGCCACGACCGACTACGAGCTGCTCGCCTTCGCCGGCGCCATCCACGGCGAGACGGTGGGGTGGGAGCGTCGCTCCCTGCGGCGCCTGGGCGGCACCCTGGTCGACGGCGCGATCATCGTCACCCCCACCGTCATCGAGCCGGGTGCCGCCGTGCCGGTGGTCGCCATCGACCCGCACACCGGCAACGGCGACGTGCCCACCGTCGACTCGGACAACGTCGGTGGTGCCAGGACCGCGATCGAGCACCTGATCTCGCTGGGGCACACCAGGATCGGCATGATCCGTGGTCGCGAGGACCTGGAGTCCGCGCGGCTGCGGGAGAAGGGCTTCCGCCAGGCGATGGCCGCGGCGGGGGTCGAGGTCGACGAGACGCTGCTGGCCACCGGCTCCTACCGGGCCGAGTCCGCCGTCGCCCCGGCGCGCCTCCTGCTCGATCGCCGGGACCGGCCCACCGCCATCTTCGCCGCCAACGACCTCATGGCGATCCGCACGGTGGAGGTCGCCCGGTCGCTGGGACTGCGCGTGCCCGAGGACGTGTCCGTGATCGGCTTCGACAACGTCCCCGAGTCGGCCCTGGCGCAGCCGGCCCTGACGACCGTGGCCCAGCCGCTCGCCGAGCTCGGCCGCACCGCCCTGCACCTGCTGCTCACCCTCCTGGCCGGGAAGAAGCTGGAGCAGACCCACGTGCGCCTGCAGACCACGCTGGTCGAGCGGGCCTCGACGGCACCGCCCCCGACTGCCGCGGCTGCGGTCAGCTGA
- a CDS encoding acyl-CoA dehydrogenase family protein, which yields MATHEVTNQPPPRVELDEYAENRPLTEAVAAFGADWATAHLHRVGRHVGSAPFQEDAAAAHRIPPTLRSHDRWGRRIDEVDYDAAYHRIIGAAVADGAHTSVWAEPRPGAAVARAATFMLYAQVEPGHACPVSMTHAAVPSLGHDVQLADRWLPRLLSRDYEPRLEPGKTSALFGMAMTEKQGGSDVRATTTRAVDAGDGSHRLTGHKWFCSAPMSDAFLVLAQEPRGLSCFLVPRVLEDGTRNAFAIQRLKDKVGNRSNASGEVELDQTVGFRVGEAGRGVRTIIDMVAHTRLDCVLGSAAGMRQSVAEAVWHARHRQAFGARLVDQPVMTAVLADLALESEAATWTALRLARAHDTDADGQERGFRRIATAVAKYWVCKRGPGHSVEAMECLGGNGYTEDFPLAMRYREQPVMAIWEGSGNVIALDVLRAIGRDPHSLTAFFEEVSAAGGAHPVLDAHLTRTRELSRAADPSTARRLVEALALALQASLMLQRAPSPVAEAFVGSRLDGQGGHLYGVLSPGADVAAILERA from the coding sequence ATGGCCACCCACGAGGTCACCAACCAGCCCCCGCCGCGCGTGGAGCTGGACGAGTATGCCGAGAACCGCCCGCTCACCGAGGCGGTCGCCGCGTTCGGTGCGGACTGGGCCACAGCGCACCTGCACCGTGTCGGGCGGCATGTCGGGTCGGCGCCGTTCCAGGAGGATGCGGCGGCGGCGCACCGCATACCCCCGACCCTGCGCAGCCATGACCGGTGGGGCCGGCGGATCGACGAGGTCGACTACGACGCCGCCTACCACCGCATCATCGGTGCCGCGGTCGCGGACGGCGCACACACCTCGGTCTGGGCCGAGCCCCGGCCCGGTGCGGCGGTGGCCAGGGCCGCCACGTTCATGCTCTACGCGCAGGTCGAGCCGGGCCACGCCTGCCCGGTGTCGATGACGCACGCCGCCGTGCCCAGCCTGGGGCACGACGTGCAGCTCGCCGACCGGTGGCTGCCGCGGCTCCTCTCCCGCGACTACGAGCCGCGGCTGGAGCCGGGCAAGACCTCAGCGCTGTTCGGCATGGCGATGACCGAGAAGCAGGGGGGCTCGGACGTGCGCGCCACCACGACGCGGGCCGTCGATGCCGGGGACGGGAGCCACCGGCTGACCGGGCACAAGTGGTTCTGCAGCGCGCCCATGTCCGACGCCTTCCTGGTGCTGGCCCAGGAGCCACGAGGGCTGAGCTGCTTCCTGGTGCCGCGCGTGCTGGAGGACGGCACCCGCAACGCGTTCGCCATCCAGCGGCTCAAGGACAAGGTGGGCAACCGGTCCAACGCCTCGGGTGAGGTGGAACTCGACCAGACCGTCGGCTTCCGGGTCGGGGAGGCCGGGCGCGGGGTGCGCACGATCATCGACATGGTCGCGCACACCCGCCTGGACTGCGTGCTCGGCTCGGCCGCCGGCATGCGTCAGTCGGTGGCCGAGGCGGTCTGGCACGCCCGGCACCGGCAGGCGTTCGGCGCCCGGTTGGTCGACCAGCCCGTGATGACCGCAGTCCTGGCCGACCTGGCGCTGGAGTCCGAGGCCGCGACCTGGACGGCGCTGCGCCTGGCCCGGGCTCACGACACGGACGCCGACGGGCAGGAGCGGGGCTTCCGCCGCATCGCGACGGCCGTCGCGAAGTACTGGGTCTGCAAACGCGGGCCCGGTCACTCCGTGGAGGCGATGGAGTGTCTCGGTGGCAATGGCTACACCGAGGACTTCCCGCTGGCGATGCGCTACCGCGAGCAGCCCGTCATGGCGATCTGGGAGGGCTCGGGCAACGTCATCGCCCTCGACGTGCTGCGGGCGATCGGGCGCGACCCGCACTCCCTGACGGCCTTCTTCGAGGAGGTCTCGGCAGCCGGCGGCGCGCACCCCGTGCTCGACGCCCACCTGACCCGCACCCGCGAGCTCTCCCGCGCCGCCGACCCGAGCACCGCCCGACGCCTGGTGGAGGCGCTCGCGCTGGCGCTGCAGGCGTCGCTCATGCTCCAGCGCGCGCCGTCGCCGGTGGCGGAGGCGTTCGTCGGGTCGCGCCTCGACGGGCAGGGCGGGCACCTGTATGGCGTGCTCTCGCCCGGCGCCGACGTGGCCGCCATTCTCGAGCGGGCGTGA
- a CDS encoding ROK family transcriptional regulator, producing MPLVPTPAGPGVVLAHQSSVREANLGVVMRSVCATEEPLSRAGVAASTGLTRSTVSRLVDELVAGGLVDEGQARLAGPGRPPTPLRPTGRVGAVGLQVNAAHVAARLIDLRGQVVAESRSEPDLVGSRPEEALSLLAGHLAEVLKGLPEDGRVVGAGLALPGIVDGAGERLLRAPNLDWRDVDPATGLREQLHGIPLSLGNEANLAAHAFAQPAPGRLGAHSHFVYVSGEIGIGGAVVTGSRVQAGLHGFAGEIGHLPFRPGGEPCACGSDGCLERYAGRLAMTRRAGLPQATTLAELGRRAGAGHRESQEAIDLAAEALGVVLAGVVNLLDVPTAVLGGEIGDLAGQLAPTVQERLRTRVMAADWMPVEVVRDADDVAGATGGALLPLSEVVSRPAEYLTP from the coding sequence ATGCCCCTCGTCCCCACCCCGGCCGGACCCGGCGTCGTCCTGGCCCACCAGTCCTCGGTGCGGGAGGCGAACCTCGGGGTCGTGATGCGCAGCGTCTGCGCGACCGAGGAGCCGCTGTCGCGCGCCGGCGTCGCCGCCTCGACCGGGCTGACCCGCTCCACCGTCTCCCGGCTGGTCGACGAGCTGGTGGCAGGCGGCCTGGTCGACGAGGGCCAGGCGCGGCTCGCCGGCCCGGGGAGACCTCCTACCCCCCTGCGTCCGACCGGCCGGGTCGGCGCAGTCGGCCTCCAGGTGAACGCCGCGCACGTGGCCGCTCGCCTGATCGACCTGCGGGGACAGGTGGTCGCCGAGTCCCGCTCCGAGCCCGACCTCGTCGGCTCCCGTCCGGAGGAGGCGCTCTCGCTGCTGGCCGGCCACCTGGCGGAGGTCCTCAAGGGTCTGCCGGAGGATGGACGGGTCGTCGGGGCCGGGCTGGCGCTGCCCGGGATCGTGGACGGCGCGGGCGAGCGGCTCCTGCGCGCACCCAACCTCGACTGGCGCGACGTCGACCCCGCCACGGGGCTGCGGGAACAGCTGCACGGCATACCGCTGAGCCTGGGCAACGAGGCCAACCTCGCCGCGCACGCCTTCGCCCAGCCGGCGCCAGGGCGGCTCGGCGCGCACAGCCACTTCGTCTACGTCTCGGGCGAGATCGGGATCGGGGGCGCGGTGGTGACCGGCTCCCGCGTCCAGGCCGGCCTGCACGGCTTCGCCGGCGAGATCGGCCACCTGCCGTTCCGCCCGGGCGGTGAGCCGTGCGCCTGCGGGTCCGACGGGTGTCTGGAGCGGTATGCCGGGCGTCTGGCCATGACCCGCCGCGCCGGTCTGCCCCAGGCCACGACGCTGGCGGAGCTCGGCAGGCGCGCCGGGGCCGGGCACCGGGAGAGCCAGGAGGCGATCGACCTGGCCGCCGAGGCCCTCGGCGTGGTGCTGGCGGGTGTGGTCAACCTGCTCGACGTGCCGACGGCCGTGCTGGGTGGCGAGATCGGTGACCTGGCCGGGCAGCTGGCGCCCACGGTCCAGGAACGCCTGCGGACCCGGGTGATGGCGGCAGACTGGATGCCGGTCGAGGTGGTGCGCGACGCCGACGACGTCGCCGGTGCGACCGGTGGTGCACTGCTGCCGCTGAGCGAGGTCGTCAGCCGTCCTGCGGAGTACCTGACCCCGTGA
- a CDS encoding aldose-1-epimerase: MTVHGTVLTLQGGGYTAQVGQVGATLLSLTYRGHHLVDPVAPDRLDDAWRGRTLVPWPNRVVSGRYEVAGGTYELPVNEHETGAALHGLGAFQRWDLLEHTGTMAAWALDLPPSYGYPFQVRCSTTYTLGEEGLSVRIEGTNLGDVAAPFGASVHPYLTCDGRPVDECHVSLPAGAVLLTDDRSSPTTLVPVADAELDLSRRTSLAGLEVDHAFTDLPASWAVELTHPETPGVRMDSDAPWVQLYTGDRIGRVAAAVEPMTCPPDAFNRDPEGVLLPPAQTRTLSLRISTLPPWGEQLTGSGTPQDG, translated from the coding sequence ATGACTGTCCACGGCACCGTGCTCACCCTCCAGGGCGGCGGCTACACCGCCCAGGTCGGTCAGGTCGGCGCGACCCTGCTCAGCCTCACCTACCGGGGACACCACCTCGTCGACCCGGTCGCCCCGGACCGGCTGGACGACGCCTGGCGCGGCCGGACCCTCGTCCCCTGGCCGAACCGGGTGGTGAGCGGGCGGTACGAGGTGGCCGGCGGCACCTACGAGCTGCCGGTCAACGAGCACGAGACCGGCGCAGCCCTGCACGGCCTGGGCGCGTTCCAGCGGTGGGACCTGCTCGAGCACACCGGCACCATGGCCGCGTGGGCGCTGGACCTGCCGCCGTCCTACGGCTACCCCTTCCAGGTGCGCTGCAGCACGACCTACACGCTCGGCGAGGAGGGGCTGAGCGTGCGCATCGAGGGCACGAACCTCGGTGACGTCGCGGCCCCGTTCGGCGCCTCCGTCCACCCCTACCTCACCTGCGACGGCCGCCCCGTCGACGAGTGCCACGTGAGCCTGCCGGCCGGTGCCGTGCTGCTCACCGACGACCGCTCCTCCCCCACCACGCTGGTGCCCGTCGCCGACGCTGAGCTCGACCTCTCCCGGCGCACCTCCCTGGCCGGGCTGGAGGTCGACCACGCGTTCACCGATCTCCCCGCCTCCTGGGCCGTCGAGCTCACCCACCCCGAGACGCCCGGCGTCCGGATGGACAGCGACGCCCCGTGGGTGCAGCTCTACACCGGTGACCGCATCGGGCGCGTGGCCGCCGCGGTGGAGCCGATGACCTGCCCGCCCGACGCCTTCAACCGCGACCCCGAGGGGGTGCTCCTGCCGCCGGCGCAGACCCGCACCCTGTCGCTGCGGATCAGCACGCTGCCTCCGTGGGGGGAGCAGCTCACGGGGTCAGGTACTCCGCAGGACGGCTGA